The following are encoded in a window of Vigna unguiculata cultivar IT97K-499-35 chromosome 8, ASM411807v1, whole genome shotgun sequence genomic DNA:
- the LOC114194868 gene encoding uncharacterized protein LOC114194868 — protein sequence MPNPNIPESFNKTKAMIKDLGLDYKKIHAFLNDCMLYWKEHENDTFCEKCKVSRWKEFGEAHGELEQQKNEQKVPAKILRHFPLIPRLQRLFMCSNTAYLMRWHEEERSKDGKMRHPADGEAWKDFDKCHANFSIEPRNVRLGLASDGFNPFKTMSISHSTWPVMMVVYNFPPWLCMKPEYTMLSLLIPGPQSPGNDIDVYLQPLIEELKQLWEIGVGTYDASRDQKFQMHAALLWTISDYPRYAMLSGWSTKGRLACSCCNYDTHSSYLRHSHKMCYMNHRVFLPTSHPWRLNKKSFNGKKELGSAPTVLEGTDIVEILKDFNNDFGKYRKNKKDGPWKKRSIFFELPYWSQNKLRHNLAVMHIEKNICDNIIGTLLDIQGKTKDHVNARYDLQDMGIRKNLHPWELDGGRVQFAKSCFSMNAHEKSIFCAILKSAKLPDGIASNISKCVNASEKKISGYKSHDAHFMLHYLLQDLDYLEANIVEILCQMETIFPPSFFDIMVHLPIHLANEVRLGGPVQFRWMYPIERYLCRLKSYVRNKAYPEGSIAEGYLAEEALTLCSRYMHKDVDTRLNRKRRNYEGNDLCDVDVCDYFSNRGSALGGKKKGKLFSLDLTSKDQAHRYFLFNCDEINIYIREYDEILNRKTKRRKWIKAKTQSQEFSEWFKDRAMSEDVSLQLKEFSRGPNTVARRLSGYLINGYRFHTTNRDARRKTQNAGVTLVSLTPSYASSKDENPRIEPVTYYGAINDIIELDYYGHFKFVMFKCDWFESDADKYELTCVYFNKKCYQNDPFVLPSQVHQCFYVEDPFETSKHYVLKTIPRDLFNMGDHSQVNNSDNDDEFNWVREDMPVTVAEKPSKDLEKDYSDDLDFDETLFDYMD from the exons ATGCCGAATCCAAACATTCCTGaatcttttaataaaacaaaggCCATGATTAAAGATTTAGGCCTTGATTATAAAAagattcatgcatttctaaatgACTGCATGCTATATTGGAAGGAGCACGAGAATGACACTTTTTGTGAGAAGTGTAAAGTTTCAAGATGGAAGGAATTTGGTGAAGCACATGGTGAGTTAGAGCAACAAAAGAATGAGCAGAAAGTGCCTGCAAAAATTTTAAGACACTTTCCATTGATCCCCAGACTTCAAAGGCTATTTATGTGCTCAAACACTGCATATTTAATGAGATGGCATGAAGAAGAGCGCTCAAAAGATGGAAAAATGAGACACCCTGCTGATGGTGAAGCTTGGAAAGACTTTGATAAATGCCATGCTAATTTTTCTATTGAGCCTCGCAATGTAAGACTTGGTCTAGCAAGTGATGGCTTCAATCCATTTAAGACTATGAGTATATCACATAGTACATGGCCAGTCATGATGGTGGTGTACAACTTTCCGCCATGGCTATGCATGAAACCCGAATACACAATGTTGTCACTACTAATTCCTGGACCACAATCACCTGGAAATGATATTGATGTCTATTTGCAACCACTAATTGAGGAACTAAAGCAATTATGGGAAATAGGTGTAGGAACATATGATGCCTCAAGAgatcaaaaatttcaaatgcATGCAGCTCTTTTGTGGACGATTAGTGATTATCCTAGGTATGCTATGTTGTCAGGTTGGAGCACTAAAGGAAGGTTGGCATGTTCATGTTGCAATTATGACACTCATTCGTCATACTTGAGACACAGCCATAAGATGTGTTATATGAACCATCGTGTGTTTTTACCAACAAGTCATCCATGGAGGTTGAATAAGAAGTCATTCAATGGAAAGAAAGAACTTGGGTCTGCACCAACTGTGTTAGAAGGTACTGATATTGTAGAAATCTTGAAGGATTTTAACAATGATTTTGGAAAgtatagaaaaaataagaaagatgGTCCATGGAAGAAAAGATCAATATTTTTTGAGTTGCCCTACTGGTCACAAAATAAATTACGTCATAATCTTGCTGTAATGCATATTGAGAAAAACATATGTGATAATATTATTGGGACTCTTTTGGACATTCAAGGCAAGACAAAAGATCATGTCAATGCACGCTATGATTTACAAGACATGGGAATTAGAAAGAATCTTCATCCTTGGGAGCTTGATGGAGGTCGTGTACAGTTTGCAAAATCTTGTTTTTCAATGAATGCACATGAAAAGTCAATTTTTTGTGCTATTTTAAAGTCCGCCAAATTACCAGATGGGATTGCatcaaatatttcaaagtgtgtgAATGctagtgaaaagaaaataagtggTTATAAGAGTCATGATGCACATTTCATGCTACACTACTTGTTACAA GATTTGGATTACTTAGAAGCCAATATTGTAGAAATACTTTGTCAAATGGAGACGATATTTCCTCCTAGTTTTTTTGACATAATGGTTCACTTGCCTATCCATCTAGCAAATGAAGTAAGATTGGGTGGGCCAGTTCAATTTCGGTGGATGTATCCGATTGAGAGATATTTGTGCAGACTTAAAAGTTATGTTCGAAACAAGGCTTATCCTGAGGGTTCTATTGCCGAGGGGTATTTAGCAGAAGAAGCTTTGACACTTTGCTCAAGATATATGCATAAAGACGTAGATACAAGattgaatagaaaaagaagaaattatgaAGGTAATGATTTATGTGATGTAGATGTTTGTGATTACTTTTCAAATAGAGGTAGTGCTTTGGGTGGTAAGAAAAAAGGTAAACTATTCTCTTTGGATTTGACATCTAAGGATCAAGCTCATCGATACTTCTTATTCAACTGTGACGAAATAAACATATACATCAG agAGTATGATGAGATTTTAAATAGgaagacaaaaagaagaaagtggATCAAAGCTAAAACCCAAAGTCAAGAGTTTAGTGAATGGTTCAAAGATAGAGCCATGAGTGAGGATGTATCACTTCAACTTAAGGAATTCTCTCGTGGTCCAAATACTGTTGCAAGGAGGTTGTCAGGCTACCTCATCAATGGTTACAGATTTCATACTACAAATAGAGATGCTAGACGCAAAACTCAAAATGCTGGTGTAACTTTGGTTTCATTAACACCAAGTTATGCAAGTTCCAAGGATGAAAATCCTAGGATAGAACCCGTCACTTATTATGGGGCAATCAATGACATAATTGAGTTAGACTATTATGGGCATTTCAAGTTTGTGATGTTTAAGTGTGATTGGTTTGAGAGTGATGCAGACAAATATGAGCTTACATGTGtttatttcaacaaaaaatgttaccaaaatGATCCCTTTGTGTTGCCTTCTCAAGTCCACCAATGCTTTTATGTTGAAGATCCTTTTGAAACAAGTAAACATTATGTTTTGAAGACGATTCCAAGAGATTTATTTAATATGGGTGATCACTCACAAGTAAATAATTCTGATAATGATGATGAATTCAATTGGGTTAGGGAAGACATGCCTGTAACAGTAGCTGAGAAACCTTCTAAAGATTTGGAGAAAGATTATTCTGATGATCTTGATTTTGATGAGACTTTGTTTGACTATATGGACTAA
- the LOC114194869 gene encoding uncharacterized protein LOC114194869, with protein sequence MFITTRQRREGRKGKELDEETHNAIIKLQGSIQNSIDSAEHTFKLLFGKEKPGRVRCYGKTMTPSQFRKNEEIAAIKKEHANTISGMAKEIQDLRAIVNFVVRQQNPDLDEEDLNNMMACVLGKESSATGPYSSASTHDPQLEDNEDHEDNEGYEDYEDNLIE encoded by the exons ATGTTTATTACAACTCGTCAACGTCGAGAAGGCcgaaaaggaaaagaattggATGAAGAAACACATAATGCTATT atTAAGCTTCAAGGTTCCATTCAAAACTCAATTGATTCTGCAGAACACACATTTAAATTACTGTTTGGAAAAGAAAAGCCTGGGAGGGTACGTTGTTACGGAAAGACTATGACACCATCACAATTtaggaaaaatgaagaaattgcTGCCATCAAGAAAGAACATGCAAACACAATTAGTGGTATGGCAAAGGAAATACAAGATCTACGAGCAATTGTAAATTTTGTGGTAAGGCAACAAAATCCAGATTTAGATGAAGAGGACTTAAATAATATGATGGCATGCGTTTTAGGTAAAGAAAGTAGTGCAACAGGGCCATATTCATCTGCATCAACCCATGATCCGCAG CTAGAAGACAATGAAGATCATGAAGACAATGAAGGCTATGAAGATTATGAAGACAATCTTATAGAATAA